A single window of Solanum dulcamara chromosome 5, daSolDulc1.2, whole genome shotgun sequence DNA harbors:
- the LOC129890423 gene encoding histidine decarboxylase-like isoform X2: MMMNVAFCLHHQPKGCIPSENIVKKVVKVTPPGPRKKLQLAVTEPGLTNGLSSLDYILDNYLKTLTQRVKYHLGFPENICYDHHGALAPLLQFHLNNCGDPFTENPVDFHSKDFEVAVLDWFAKLWEIEKDEYWGYVTHGGTESNLHGILVGRELLPSGILYASKDFHYSVFKAARLYRINMEMINTSINGEMDYSNLRAKLLHNKDKPAIININIGTTFKGAVDDIDVILQTLQDCGYSHDKFYIHCDAALNGLIVPFIKNVISFKKPIGSVTISGHKFLGCPIPCGVQITRKSHIAYLSRKVEYIASMDATISASRNGLTPILLWYSLSSKGQIGLQQDVKRCLNNARYLKDLLQQAKVSVMLNELSTIIVLERPHDHQFTRHWQLSCVRNIAHVIVMPSITREILDDFFIDLVQQRKIWYQDGSIKPPCVADDIGAQNCACAIHNGQYLFV; encoded by the exons ATGATGATGAACGTTGCATTTTGTCTTCATCATCAGCCTAAAGGTTGTATTCCAAGTGAGAATATTGTGAAGAAAGTCGTGAAGGTGACGCCTCCAGGGCCAAGGAAGAAATTGCAACTAGCCGTGACTGAACCTGGCTTGACAAATGGCCTTTCTTCACTTGATTATATATTGGATAATTATTTAAAGACACTTACACAGAGAGTCAAATATCATCTTG GTTTTCCAGAGAACATATGTTATGATCACCACGGCGCTTTAGCTCCGCTTTTGCAATTTCACTTGAATAATTGTGGTGATCCTTTCACGGAGAACCCTGTGGATTTTCATTCAAAAGATTTCGAAGTGGCTGTTTTGGATTGGTTTGCCAAATTATGGGAAATTGAAAAGGATGAATATTGGGGTTATGTTACTCATGGTGGCACAGAAAGCAATCTCCATGGTATTTTGGTAGG GAGAGAGTTACTTCCTAGTGGGATCTTATATGCATCAAAAGACTTTCACTATTCAGTCTTTAAAGCTGCAAGATTATATAGAATAAATATGGAAATGATCAATACATCAATAAATGGAGAGATGGATTATTCCAATCTGAGAGCAAAATTGCTTCATAACAAGGACAAGCCAGcaattataaatattaatattg GAACTACATTCAAAGGCGCGGTTGATGACATTGATGTTATTCTTCAAACACTTCAAGATTGTGGTTATTCCCACGATAAGTTTTATATCCATTGTGATGCAGCACTCAATGGACTTATCGTCCCTTTCATAAAGAAT GTGATTAGCTTTAAGAAGCCAATTGGGAGTGTCACAATTTCGGGTCACAAGTTCTTGGGATGTCCAATTCCTTGTGGCGTTCAAATAACAAGAAAAAGTCATATCGCCTATCTCTCGAGAAAAGTGGAATACATTGCTTCTATGGATGCCACAATTTCTGCGAGTAGAAATGGATTAACTCCAATTTTATTGTGGTACAGTTTAAGCTCTAAAGGTCAAATTGGGCTACAACAAGATGTTAAGAGATGCCTCAACAATGCTAGATATTTGAAAGATCTTCTTCAACAAGCAAAAGTCAGTGTCATGCTTAATGAGTTGAGCACCATAATTGTACTTGAGAGGCCTCATGACCATCAATTTACTCGTCATTGGCAACTCTCTTGCGTGAGGAATATTGCACATGTTATCGTTATGCCAAGTATCACCAGAGAAATATTAGACGATTTCTTTATTGATTTAGTGcaacaaagaaaaatatggtATCAAGATGGGAGCATTAAGCCTCCTTGTGTTGCAGATGATATTGGTGCTCAAAATTGTGCATGTGCTATTCATAATGGTCAGTATTTGTTCGTTTAA
- the LOC129890423 gene encoding histidine decarboxylase-like isoform X1: protein MMMNVAFCLHHQPKGCIPSENIVKKVVKVTPPGPRKKLQLAVTEPGLTNGLSSLDYILDNYLKTLTQRVKYHLGFPENICYDHHGALAPLLQFHLNNCGDPFTENPVDFHSKDFEVAVLDWFAKLWEIEKDEYWGYVTHGGTESNLHGILVGRELLPSGILYASKDFHYSVFKAARLYRINMEMINTSINGEMDYSNLRAKLLHNKDKPAIININIGTTFKGAVDDIDVILQTLQDCGYSHDKFYIHCDAALNGLIVPFIKNQVISFKKPIGSVTISGHKFLGCPIPCGVQITRKSHIAYLSRKVEYIASMDATISASRNGLTPILLWYSLSSKGQIGLQQDVKRCLNNARYLKDLLQQAKVSVMLNELSTIIVLERPHDHQFTRHWQLSCVRNIAHVIVMPSITREILDDFFIDLVQQRKIWYQDGSIKPPCVADDIGAQNCACAIHNGQYLFV from the exons ATGATGATGAACGTTGCATTTTGTCTTCATCATCAGCCTAAAGGTTGTATTCCAAGTGAGAATATTGTGAAGAAAGTCGTGAAGGTGACGCCTCCAGGGCCAAGGAAGAAATTGCAACTAGCCGTGACTGAACCTGGCTTGACAAATGGCCTTTCTTCACTTGATTATATATTGGATAATTATTTAAAGACACTTACACAGAGAGTCAAATATCATCTTG GTTTTCCAGAGAACATATGTTATGATCACCACGGCGCTTTAGCTCCGCTTTTGCAATTTCACTTGAATAATTGTGGTGATCCTTTCACGGAGAACCCTGTGGATTTTCATTCAAAAGATTTCGAAGTGGCTGTTTTGGATTGGTTTGCCAAATTATGGGAAATTGAAAAGGATGAATATTGGGGTTATGTTACTCATGGTGGCACAGAAAGCAATCTCCATGGTATTTTGGTAGG GAGAGAGTTACTTCCTAGTGGGATCTTATATGCATCAAAAGACTTTCACTATTCAGTCTTTAAAGCTGCAAGATTATATAGAATAAATATGGAAATGATCAATACATCAATAAATGGAGAGATGGATTATTCCAATCTGAGAGCAAAATTGCTTCATAACAAGGACAAGCCAGcaattataaatattaatattg GAACTACATTCAAAGGCGCGGTTGATGACATTGATGTTATTCTTCAAACACTTCAAGATTGTGGTTATTCCCACGATAAGTTTTATATCCATTGTGATGCAGCACTCAATGGACTTATCGTCCCTTTCATAAAGAAT CAGGTGATTAGCTTTAAGAAGCCAATTGGGAGTGTCACAATTTCGGGTCACAAGTTCTTGGGATGTCCAATTCCTTGTGGCGTTCAAATAACAAGAAAAAGTCATATCGCCTATCTCTCGAGAAAAGTGGAATACATTGCTTCTATGGATGCCACAATTTCTGCGAGTAGAAATGGATTAACTCCAATTTTATTGTGGTACAGTTTAAGCTCTAAAGGTCAAATTGGGCTACAACAAGATGTTAAGAGATGCCTCAACAATGCTAGATATTTGAAAGATCTTCTTCAACAAGCAAAAGTCAGTGTCATGCTTAATGAGTTGAGCACCATAATTGTACTTGAGAGGCCTCATGACCATCAATTTACTCGTCATTGGCAACTCTCTTGCGTGAGGAATATTGCACATGTTATCGTTATGCCAAGTATCACCAGAGAAATATTAGACGATTTCTTTATTGATTTAGTGcaacaaagaaaaatatggtATCAAGATGGGAGCATTAAGCCTCCTTGTGTTGCAGATGATATTGGTGCTCAAAATTGTGCATGTGCTATTCATAATGGTCAGTATTTGTTCGTTTAA